gtctttgatGTAATCCACTGACTGAACAAGAACGTTCATTACAAGTGCATGAAGTGATTCAAATAGGTACTCTGATGTAGGCAGTTTTGTCCTGGAAGTTAGTAGTGATTGTTTCAGAGGAgttcacagtttttttctttcagtaaaTGTGTCTGAAACATCATTGTTCAGTCACCACATCAGAGCGTTCATCACAGTTTTGCAGTCCATGACGCGTGGTTCTCACTGCTCTCGATGCAGTCCTTCACCTACAATATCAATGCAGATTGATGAATTTGAAAGTCCTTGCTTGAATGCCGATGTTCGCATGACATGTAAATCTGCACACTGCTCGCAGCTACAAACCAtgaactatatatatatacttagtTTGAGCTACATTTCATCTGCTGAGAACGAGGTACGAACTCACAGAGTGAGAGATACATATGTAATTTCTGCACTATTGTACTCGTATCTACCGCTCCATAGTTCCACACTTGCACTCCGATACATTGATTCTCGTCTATGACCCCTCTTctgccacctgcaccacagaaaGGCCCTCTCACTCGATCTCTCAGGACTACCCGGGGTCTCTTCTTCCATTTGTTCCCCACACTCCTGGTACACAGCCATACACTGCAGTGTCTCTACTATAATATCATCTGGCTCCTCATGTGCCACTTCCACTGAGGATGTGACTTCAAGATCTGGTAGCGATGAATCTGTATCTGGTGAAAGAGGATCTGAGGCTGTATTTGTGGGTCCAAAATCTAGTTCCAGTGACGTATCTGGGGATACAGAACTAGGAGGGGATACTGTAACAGTGACCTGGGGAAGTGGGAATTGGTTTAGTTCCAAGGCGATGTCCTGAGGCAAGTGGGATAGGAAATTGTCCATGGCTGGATCCAAACAGATGGATTCTGTTAACTGTGGAGGATCCAAGGGGCACAGCGTGGAAGGGTCATCAGTGGATATGGGTGAATAATCTGACTGGTAAAAGGGTGGGTCTAAATTGTCAGCATTAGAAGGAGAGTCATAATTCAGGTCAAATGGCTCTGGTTCAGGGTCCATGAATACAGAGTCAAGATCATCTTGATCTAGGGAAGTCAGCATGACTAAGTCAAAGTGGACCAGATCAGCGTGATATATGGTGGTGTTATCCAATGGTTCTGGAAGGGGTGGCCACTCCAAGTCTTGGGACTCAGTGTTTGGTTGAGTTTCTTCTGAAATGGAAGCAAAGGTTGAAACCAGCATCATTTGCTCTGGGGGAGGGTCAGGGGGATCATCTGGAAGGGTGATAATGGGATCTGGATTTGTGTCACTGTCAGTTGGACTTCCAGGAGAGTCTGTGTGAAGGTATTCTGACACCAAAATGGGATCTGGATTTGTGTCACTGTCAGTTGGACTTCCAGGAGAGTCTGTGTGAAGGTATTCTGACACCAAAATGGGATCTGGATTTGTGTCACTGTCAGTTGGACTTCCAGGAGAGTCTGTGTCAAGGTATTCTGACACCACAATGGGATCTGGATTTGTGTCACTGTCAGTTGGACTTCCAGGAGAGTCTGTGTCAAGGTATTCTGACACCACAATGGGATCTGGATTTGTGTCACTGTCGGTTGGACTTCCAGGAGACTCTGAGTCAAGGTATTCTGACACCACAATGGGATCTGGATTTGTGTCACTGTCAGTTGGACTTCCAGGAGAGTCTGAGTCAAGGTATTCTGACACCACAATGGGATCTGGATTTGTGTCACTGTCAGTTGGACTTCCAGGAGAGTCTGTGTGAAGGTATTCTGACACCACAATGGATGGACATCTGATGTCAGTCTCTAAATGACATGGTCTAACAGCATCAAGATTAGAAGGGTCATCACAGGTTGCGAGTGGCTCTGGATTCATTGCATCAGATGAAGACTCTATGGCTAAGTCTGATGGCTTTGGTTCTGGTTCTGTTGATTCGGCAGGATCAGGATCTTCTAATCCTGAATATGGCATAGATACAGTAGTGGGATCTTCATATACTGGATCTGGCTGGTCCACAGCATTGGGATCTGTAGATTCTGAATCTGACATGATACCATATTCATATTCCTCTGGTGGAGACACAGTAAGAACAGGGACTGGATATGGTAGCTGTATCTTATCTCTTTCAATTAGTTCTATATCTTGGGATGCCATGACATCAGAATGAGATGGTTCAGTATCTGAATGGGACTCACTAGCTGGGTTTATATTTATTAGTTGTGGGGTGATTGGCATTTCTTGTTTCACTGTCACTGAATCCTGAGGGCTTTCAGGGGCTGTTCCTGACAGAAGTGGCACCACACCATGAGTTGTGACTGGATCATTAGTGACAATGTCAGTTGGATTTAAAATTGCATGATCTGGTACATCTGGTTTTGGTTGTGGTTTATCCCTGGAGGGAATAGCAGTCAAGTCAAACAGCTCTAGTTGGACTGTTCTAACAGAGCCTGGGAGTATTGGATCCAGAGAAAGTGGTATGGCACTCTCTACATACATTGACTGTGGACAGGCAAGAATGCTTGGGTCCATTGAGAGCTGTTTTGGCAGATTTCGACGggcacttttcttttcctcattctCCTCTGGACAATTGACGGCTGCATCGGCAGTGCTCTGACGAACAAGGACCTTGCTTCTGGCCTGGGTCCCCACAGACACTTTGGATACTTGGGGTCTCTTTTCTCGAGCTCCCCCTGTCCCTCTATCTACTGAAGAGGTTCCAAGTCTTTCCGCCCCTGTTGCTCCTTCACCAACACCTGCACCggcacctgcacctgcacctgcacctgcacctgcacctgcacctgcacctgtcTCTGCCCCTGTCCGTACCCCTACCCCTGCTCCTGTCCCTGTACTCGCCCTTCCACCTGTCCCTGCCCTTGCTCCTGTCCCAGATCCAACCCCTCCTCCTAAACCTACCCCAGCTCCACCCGTCATTTGGCCACCCTGAGGAGACCATGTGTTGTAATGCTGCGTGAACGTATTGAAATTACTGTTGAAAGCACGAAGCTCTTTACAAAGGTCCTTCCTGAGATCAGCAAGCTCTCTACGCATGGCAGAGACCTCTTCCTTCCATTGCATGCTGATAGCTGCCGCCAAGGTAGCTGACTCTTTGATACTGGCCTGGATGGCTATTGGTGACGGCCGTTCTGGGGCACTAGATCTTGGTGATCTGAAGAGGCTTGGAGAAACAGGTGGTCCAGACAGAGGTTTGGCGGTAGCCCCCATGTCATCTTGTTGGTAAAGCCTGTCTCTTCTGATGGGGCAGCCTAGATCATCATGTGCCAAAGGGGCTGTGTCTGCCAAATCCCCATGTATACTGGTCTGGTCAGGTAAACAAGAGTCTTCCTGCACATAATTTCTGTCTGCaagacaaatgtaaatatgtatctGTAATATTACCATAGGTGTGAGCAGCTGGAGAGAATGTGCTTTTAATTGCCACAAAGCAATAACATGAAGTCATGCACTGAATGCCATGAGTCAAAATAAGATAAGAAAGGATGCTAGTGTTATGATTTTGGCCCCAATTCACTAATCTGTATACCTAAGATGTGGAGtaaagattttaattatttgtaataCTATTCTAAATCACAGTGCTAAGCAAAGTGCTCCCATTTTGACTCATTTCCATCAATGGTTTACACTGCCTTCTCAACCTTCATTTGTAGCATGCAATCTTCACATCTTTTCAATGCACAAAGCTGAAGCTCCTAGCTCCCGGAACACATCACAGAGAATGGACAATATTTCTTATAAATGAGGTGTAAGAACAACCCTTGCATGCTCTTCTGCTTTCATTTGAGGTAAAGCAAAATGTACTTTGTGCAATGAAAAGAGGCAAAGATGAGCAAAGCTTCAAGACATTTTCTCAAAAAATCAGGAAGTATAGTATGAACCCTATTGAAAATATGAGGTCCAGGTTGATCGATTCCTTCAAAGCACTACCTGCccaatttttcaaaataatggcCAAATCCATCAAATACCAAACTCGGCATCCtaaaaatgcaaacatattTAAGTTGACTGAGAAAGCAGTGTAAGCAAACATTTATAGGTATGAAGAATTGATATTAAGCACATCTCCAGGTGTCCACACCTCTAACCCTCCCTATTATAGGCTGACTGTTGTTTTTAGTTCTTGAATCTACTGTGGGAAGAGATGGAATCCGCTCAGACTTCTTGTCCAGAAACTGTCTTCGTTTCTTCCCACCTTCTTCATCTGTACATGGACGTTATCATGTCCTCTGTGAATCCAGCAACCATGGGAATTGTTGAAACCACCACCAGCTTACAATTTACAATCAGTATCAGGCTCAGTACCACAAATAAATGCATGTGTCAGCTAAGTAGGTTTAGATTTATTGCAGCAAGTTTGCATATGTGATATATGTGACTGACCAGTGGGACACTTCAGTTAGCGATATATTCATAGCCAGCTTTACATTTTCCATTATCCACACTATTGTTTGGACACAATAGTGTGCAGCTTCGTAATAAGATCTCATTGTGTGCGAACATGAGCTTTGCAATAagacaaaatcatttttatgaaGTGAACAATCTCTGGGCAAACAAATTTCACAGTGTATTGTGTGATATTTGAGTGTCTGCAGCACAGTGCAGTGCATTGAGTTCACAAATAAAGAATGCAAACTTTGCATTTGGAAATTTCACCAGTTTGCAATAGAGCTGTGAGTACGTTCACAAGTGTCACCATGTGgcctcataaaaaaaaaaaatcacacagcCAATATATTTTAGAAAAAGCAGTCGTGTCCTTATGACCTGATATTTCAGATAATGTCCAACTGTGATTTTCAATAGGGTTCATTGCTTTACTCTCTGATGCATCCAATGGATGAGCAGATGAAGCACTGTATCCAAAATACAGTAGGATGAACTGGTACAGCTCACAAGTGATAGCTACGGTAGACCTCCATcaaaaacaatggaaacatACAGGAGTGATTCATGCAAAGATACAAAGCTGTTTGACAGCACAACTGGTTTGCACTAACTGTTCTATATTCATCCATTACCAAACAACAATGCCAAGTGTAAGCTTCTGGTGTCCGTTTGTCACTTTGACTCAAGCAAACAAATCCCAACATCCAGGATGTTATAGGTTGTGTAAATTCAAGGTAGGTTAATCTGTGCTTACCTGTGGTGGCtctgatggtggaggtgagagTGGAGGCCATGGGGGGGATGCAGTCATCGTCCTGGGAGTAGCCGGCCTGGATGGCTCGCAGGTAGCTGTGACTGCGGGTGCGGAAGCAGCCGGGGAGGTCCAAGGCCTCCATGGCCTGGGATTCCACCTCACTGAACACCGACTCGCACACCGACTCAAACTGgccatttatttctgtttcactcACCTGCGAGATACAGAAGCCATCAGCCCGTTTTCAAGCTAATGGGAATATTTCTTTGTTATATATTAATTGCTTAGTTGTAAAACCTGACAGTGTTCTCTGTAAATTTGATTAAAACTCAATGAAATGGTGCAAAATGAAGCAGAGAAATCAATGacaaatttttatttaatgtcacaaaacagatttttttgaatGATGCCTAGAGATGACTCCATCATTTCCACACTactagaaaaacaacaataatgtgatgtgtgtgtgacattgaaTTGTTACACATGGTTGTTTACTGAGCAGAAAGCTGTGTGATGACTATCGTTTCATTCTCATTTGGCGAAATCAAGAATCAAAGATAAACATCTTGTTTTACTGAGGTTTGGAATTAGTGGGAGTTTAGTTGGGCTTTTAGGACTCTGAACAAATCAATACCGCTCTCATTTAAGGGAGAtaaatatctcaacaaccaCAACTGGAGTTCTATAATTCGTACAGCCAAAGATTGTGCAATGATCTATCATgtaaattgataaataaatgaaaaaaaatcatttgtgGGTTTTGGAAACATATCTATGAAATATACTCAAACAACAGTATTATTTTCTATCTTTTATCGATTTTAAATGAAGAACTGTGGTGAAATCATCTGATTATATTTTTCTGGAGATTCCCTGGGGCCTCCTCTGGGCCCCTCTGCCCTCTGCGGCGGAAGAACCACTTCTCTTCCTTACATCGATTTGAGATGGAGTCGGGAATCGTTCCTAATTGAAAGGGTGTAGACTCACCTGGCTCACTTGGCTAACGCAGCTAGCCTGACTGAGGGTGCTGACAGCCCGCATGTAGCTCTGGTTCCTGGAGCGAAACTTGGGCGAGTTGTAGTTGGCTGAGGGATCCAGGGCAATGCCGGGGTGCATGTCCCTGGCGGCTTGCAGGTGGTAGCTCTGACTGaacggagagagaggaagagtggggAGTGGGACGACAGTCATGGTGATTATTTCTTAAACAAGATATAATTGAACTTATTAACAAATATGGTTGGATGAGTGGCTGAGAGGTGCAACATGTTGACAAAAGCAATTAAGTGCTATTAAACTCAGCGGGCGTCCTCTGGGTAACCGGAACTCAAGAGGTAGACTTGGTTATGACATTTTGTCTTCCAACAGGGGTGccttcctctttctgctcctctccgCCGCCAGCGTCCTTAAAAAGATTTCTGCGGGGGCTGCAACATCTAATCAATGCTTGGAAATGAGAGAAATGCAAATCGGGAGCTAGTTAACGAGCAAGCACTTCAGAGAGCACTCCGGTGTCAGCCAGGTCAAATGAATGTGCTACCCCAGCATGCAGGGGCGGGAGAGATGCTCAGAGACCCGTGACTGGGTAGAAATCCGCTGGAGAGAAGATGAACGGaatgacacagagggagaaatggGCTTTAAGTAAACTGAAGAATACTATGTGAGTCACGTTAGGACGACCAAAGTGAGATTCCCTCAGTCAGATCTGTTTGTGATGGCAGGCGGTGATGAGTAAGCAGTTTTCGTGGGGCTTTTTATAGAGATAAACGCTGGTGTTTGGCAGCGAGGAAAATGCCAGCGTGATTAAAAGTCCCTCAATCCATCTTGTCACGCTGTAGCGATGCTGTGCGTTATTTGCAAAGCAATATCAACCTTCTAAACACCCAAAGACGTCCTAGAGCAGAAATATCCAGAGATTAAGACTGAATTAAGGGGAGAAGCTGTAAATGGGAAGAAATCCTATTTTAAATGATGTGGTTAATCGCTCAAAACACACAATCTAACAGTGATGCTTTCATCGTTAAAATGAGCAAGTCATTAAATACCATGCTGCTGTAATGTGAAGCAGTGAAATCATATCTATAATGTGTTTGGAAGTGCCTTCTGCTTTGCTTCGTATGTGCAGATTGCCCCAGGTGACCTCTCACTGACTGGTCTTGAATGTTTTGCTCTGTGAGACGTCCGTATCGAGTGTGTCAGCAGGGCAGCGAGCCAGCTGGCGCCCCCACGTTCGAGTCTGACCACTGCAACATGGCAGCAACAGGGAGGTGAGGGGACGGGGGGCGGAGTGCCTGTATTCACCTTAAGTCTGCAGCAAAATTGGTGATGTAGTTACGCATGTCACTGTTGATTCTATCCAGGCGGTAAGAGCTGCGGgtagagaagaaaacagagttACTGGGTCCCACAGTTCGGAGTCGGATGGATGTGATGTCACTGGGACCAGGTCCAATGGAGCGGGCTCTTTATGGCATTTGTGGTGCACTGAATGCTTGCTTTGGGGGGTTTTCACCAAAGTGCTGCAAACATTAGGGCGATACCATGTGACCGACAAAGGTGGGAGAATGTTGCGGTTGCATTCACAAAGCAGAAAGCATTGGCTGGTCGAGGCCGCATCCTCT
The sequence above is drawn from the Hippoglossus hippoglossus isolate fHipHip1 chromosome 22, fHipHip1.pri, whole genome shotgun sequence genome and encodes:
- the dlgap2a gene encoding uncharacterized protein dlgap2a isoform X8; the protein is MKGLSGGRPAQLQLTSPISAHTCGLAECDHALDHHLYHGDSRSPSYLLSPTESCPLDGHHRCSPRSSIHSECMVMPVSMSATDHSISSSTFPRMHYGSASRDNGGNTSGGRDSRDDCGSSSHGGSGKMNRIPPNLMDQFEKQMPLHRDGFHTLQYQRTSTTTTTTEQRNESPGRIRHLVHSVQKLFTKSHSLEGSSKMNGTKSDSHREGSHHHHNHHQGHHKHSKRSKSKDRKSDGGGKQRSGGWWSSDDNLDSDSTYRTPSLMSRHPVEHISHCYPDSMHSHLAGDLSLKTSKSNNDVKCSACESISMAPEGKFMKRSSWSTLTVSQAKEAYRKSSLNLEKPMTPIDLKPNLRPCHYLQVPQDEWAGYPGGGKDDEIPCRRMRSSSYVKAMGDEESGESDSSPKTSPQKLVRPDALVKAIIRPRELLDSQSSYRLDRINSDMRNYITNFAADLSQSYHLQAARDMHPGIALDPSANYNSPKFRSRNQSYMRAVSTLSQASCVSQVSQVSETEINGQFESVCESVFSEVESQAMEALDLPGCFRTRSHSYLRAIQAGYSQDDDCIPPMASTLTSTIRATTDRNYVQEDSCLPDQTSIHGDLADTAPLAHDDLGCPIRRDRLYQQDDMGATAKPLSGPPVSPSLFRSPRSSAPERPSPIAIQASIKESATLAAAISMQWKEEVSAMRRELADLRKDLCKELRAFNSNFNTFTQHYNTWSPQGGQMTGGAGVGLGGGVGSGTGARAGTGGRASTGTGAGVGVRTGAETGAGAGAGAGAGAGAGAGAGVGEGATGAERLGTSSVDRGTGGAREKRPQVSKVSVGTQARSKVLVRQSTADAAVNCPEENEEKKSARRNLPKQLSMDPSILACPQSMYVESAIPLSLDPILPGSVRTVQLELFDLTAIPSRDKPQPKPDVPDHAILNPTDIVTNDPVTTHGVVPLLSGTAPESPQDSVTVKQEMPITPQLININPASESHSDTEPSHSDVMASQDIELIERDKIQLPYPVPVLTVSPPEEYEYGIMSDSESTDPNAVDQPDPVYEDPTTVSMPYSGLEDPDPAESTEPEPKPSDLAIESSSDAMNPEPLATCDDPSNLDAVRPCHLETDIRCPSIVVSEYLHTDSPGSPTDSDTNPDPIVVSEYLDSDSPGSPTDSDTNPDPIVVSEYLDSESPGSPTDSDTNPDPIVVSEYLDTDSPGSPTDSDTNPDPIVVSEYLDTDSPGSPTDSDTNPDPILVSEYLHTDSPGSPTDSDTNPDPILVSEYLHTDSPGSPTDSDTNPDPIITLPDDPPDPPPEQMMLVSTFASISEETQPNTESQDLEWPPLPEPLDNTTIYHADLVHFDLVMLTSLDQDDLDSVFMDPEPEPFDLNYDSPSNADNLDPPFYQSDYSPISTDDPSTLCPLDPPQLTESICLDPAMDNFLSHLPQDIALELNQFPLPQVTVTVSPPSSVSPDTSLELDFGPTNTASDPLSPDTDSSLPDLEVTSSVEVAHEEPDDIIVETLQCMAVYQECGEQMEEETPGSPERSSERAFLWCRWQKRGHRRESMYRSASVELWSGRYEYNSAEITYVSLTL
- the dlgap2a gene encoding uncharacterized protein dlgap2a isoform X3 — its product is MSALKKVLPGILQKHCCILPDRNTDQQYSWSPSQYFDEDSYSPPPRNMKGLSGGRPAQLQLTSPISAHTCGLAECDHALDHHLYHGDSRSPSYLLSPTESCPLDGHHRCSPRSSIHSECMVMPVSMSATDHSISSSTFPRMHYGSASRDNGGNTSGGRDSRDDCGSSSHGGSGKMNRIPPNLMDQFEKQMPLHRDGFHTLQYQRTSTTTTTTEQRNESPGRIRHLVHSVQKLFTKSHSLEGSSKMNGTKSDSHREGSHHHHNHHQGHHKHSKRSKSKDRKSDGGGKQRSGGWWSSDDNLDSDSTYRTPSLMSRHPVEHISHCYPDSMHSHLAGDLSLKTSKSNNDVKCSACESISMAPEGKFMKRSSWSTLTVSQAKEAYRKSSLNLEKPMTPIDLKPNLRPCHYLQVPQDEWAGYPGGGKDDEIPCRRMRSSSYVKAMGDEESGESDSSPKTSPQKLVRPDALVKAIIRPRELLDSQSSYRLDRINSDMRNYITNFAADLSQSYHLQAARDMHPGIALDPSANYNSPKFRSRNQSYMRAVSTLSQASCVSQVSQVSETEINGQFESVCESVFSEVESQAMEALDLPGCFRTRSHSYLRAIQAGYSQDDDCIPPMASTLTSTIRATTDRNYVQEDSCLPDQTSIHGDLADTAPLAHDDLGCPIRRDRLYQQDDMGATAKPLSGPPVSPSLFRSPRSSAPERPSPIAIQASIKESATLAAAISMQWKEEVSAMRRELADLRKDLCKELRAFNSNFNTFTQHYNTWSPQGGQMTGGAGVGLGGGVGSGTGARAGTGGRASTGTGAGVGVRTGAETGAGAGAGAGAGAGAGAGAGVGEGATGAERLGTSSVDRGTGGAREKRPQVSKVSVGTQARSKVLVRQSTADAAVNCPEENEEKKSARRNLPKQLSMDPSILACPQSMYVESAIPLSLDPILPGSVRTVQLELFDLTAIPSRDKPQPKPDVPDHAILNPTDIVTNDPVTTHGVVPLLSGTAPESPQDSVTVKQEMPITPQLININPASESHSDTEPSHSDVMASQDIELIERDKIQLPYPVPVLTVSPPEEYEYGIMSDSESTDPNAVDQPDPVYEDPTTVSMPYSGLEDPDPAESTEPEPKPSDLAIESSSDAMNPEPLATCDDPSNLDAVRPCHLETDIRCPSIVVSEYLHTDSPGSPTDSDTNPDPIVVSEYLDSDSPGSPTDSDTNPDPIVVSEYLDSESPGSPTDSDTNPDPIVVSEYLDTDSPGSPTDSDTNPDPIVVSEYLDTDSPGSPTDSDTNPDPILVSEYLHTDSPGSPTDSDTNPDPILVSEYLHTDSPGSPTDSDTNPDPIITLPDDPPDPPPEQMMLVSTFASISEETQPNTESQDLEWPPLPEPLDNTTIYHADLVHFDLVMLTSLDQDDLDSVFMDPEPEPFDLNYDSPSNADNLDPPFYQSDYSPISTDDPSTLCPLDPPQLTESICLDPAMDNFLSHLPQDIALELNQFPLPQVTVTVSPPSSVSPDTSLELDFGPTNTASDPLSPDTDSSLPDLEVTSSVEVAHEEPDDIIVETLQCMAVYQECGEQMEEETPGSPERSSERAFLWCRWQKRGHRRESMYRSASVELWSGRYEYNSAEITYVSLTL
- the dlgap2a gene encoding uncharacterized protein dlgap2a isoform X5, whose product is MSALKKVLPGILQKHCCILPDRNTESQCTLCGEPEDQQYSWSPSQYFDEDSYSPPPRNMKGLSGGRPAQLQLTSPISAHTCGLAECDHALDHHLYHGDSRSPSYLLSPTESCPLDGHHRCSPRSSIHSECMVMPVSMSATDHSISSSTFPRMHYGSASRDNGGNTSGGRDSRDDCGSSSHGGSGKMNRIPPNLMDQFEKQMPLHRDGFHTLQYQRTSTTTTTTEQRNESPGRIRHLVHSVQKLFTKSHSLEGSSKMNGTKSDSHREGSHHHHNHHQGHHKHSKRSKSKDRKSDGGGKQRSGGWWSSDDNLDSDSTYRTPSLMSRHPVEHISHCYPDSMHSHLAGDLSLKTSKSNNDVKCSACESISMAPEGKFMKRSSWSTLTVSQAKEAYRKSSLNLEKPMTPIDLKPNLRPCHYLQVPQDEWAGYPGGGKDDEIPCRRMRSSSYVKAMGDEESGESDSSPKTSPQKLVRPDALVKAIIRPRELLDSQSQSYHLQAARDMHPGIALDPSANYNSPKFRSRNQSYMRAVSTLSQASCVSQVSQVSETEINGQFESVCESVFSEVESQAMEALDLPGCFRTRSHSYLRAIQAGYSQDDDCIPPMASTLTSTIRATTDRNYVQEDSCLPDQTSIHGDLADTAPLAHDDLGCPIRRDRLYQQDDMGATAKPLSGPPVSPSLFRSPRSSAPERPSPIAIQASIKESATLAAAISMQWKEEVSAMRRELADLRKDLCKELRAFNSNFNTFTQHYNTWSPQGGQMTGGAGVGLGGGVGSGTGARAGTGGRASTGTGAGVGVRTGAETGAGAGAGAGAGAGAGAGAGVGEGATGAERLGTSSVDRGTGGAREKRPQVSKVSVGTQARSKVLVRQSTADAAVNCPEENEEKKSARRNLPKQLSMDPSILACPQSMYVESAIPLSLDPILPGSVRTVQLELFDLTAIPSRDKPQPKPDVPDHAILNPTDIVTNDPVTTHGVVPLLSGTAPESPQDSVTVKQEMPITPQLININPASESHSDTEPSHSDVMASQDIELIERDKIQLPYPVPVLTVSPPEEYEYGIMSDSESTDPNAVDQPDPVYEDPTTVSMPYSGLEDPDPAESTEPEPKPSDLAIESSSDAMNPEPLATCDDPSNLDAVRPCHLETDIRCPSIVVSEYLHTDSPGSPTDSDTNPDPIVVSEYLDSDSPGSPTDSDTNPDPIVVSEYLDSESPGSPTDSDTNPDPIVVSEYLDTDSPGSPTDSDTNPDPIVVSEYLDTDSPGSPTDSDTNPDPILVSEYLHTDSPGSPTDSDTNPDPILVSEYLHTDSPGSPTDSDTNPDPIITLPDDPPDPPPEQMMLVSTFASISEETQPNTESQDLEWPPLPEPLDNTTIYHADLVHFDLVMLTSLDQDDLDSVFMDPEPEPFDLNYDSPSNADNLDPPFYQSDYSPISTDDPSTLCPLDPPQLTESICLDPAMDNFLSHLPQDIALELNQFPLPQVTVTVSPPSSVSPDTSLELDFGPTNTASDPLSPDTDSSLPDLEVTSSVEVAHEEPDDIIVETLQCMAVYQECGEQMEEETPGSPERSSERAFLWCRWQKRGHRRESMYRSASVELWSGRYEYNSAEITYVSLTL
- the dlgap2a gene encoding uncharacterized protein dlgap2a isoform X1, with amino-acid sequence MSALKKVLPGILQKHCCILPDRNTESQCTLCGEPEDQQYSWSPSQYFDEDSYSPPPRNMKGLSGGRPAQLQLTSPISAHTCGLAECDHALDHHLYHGDSRSPSYLLSPTESCPLDGHHRCSPRSSIHSECMVMPVSMSATDHSISSSTFPRMHYGSASRDNGGNTSGGRDSRDDCGSSSHGGSGKMNRIPPNLMDQFEKQMPLHRDGFHTLQYQRTSTTTTTTEQRNESPGRIRHLVHSVQKLFTKSHSLEGSSKMNGTKSDSHREGSHHHHNHHQGHHKHSKRSKSKDRKSDGGGKQRSGGWWSSDDNLDSDSTYRTPSLMSRHPVEHISHCYPDSMHSHLAGDLSLKTSKSNNDVKCSACESISMAPEGKFMKRSSWSTLTVSQAKEAYRKSSLNLEKPMTPIDLKPNLRPCHYLQVPQDEWAGYPGGGKDDEIPCRRMRSSSYVKAMGDEESGESDSSPKTSPQKLVRPDALVKAIIRPRELLDSQSSYRLDRINSDMRNYITNFAADLSQSYHLQAARDMHPGIALDPSANYNSPKFRSRNQSYMRAVSTLSQASCVSQVSQVSETEINGQFESVCESVFSEVESQAMEALDLPGCFRTRSHSYLRAIQAGYSQDDDCIPPMASTLTSTIRATTDRNYVQEDSCLPDQTSIHGDLADTAPLAHDDLGCPIRRDRLYQQDDMGATAKPLSGPPVSPSLFRSPRSSAPERPSPIAIQASIKESATLAAAISMQWKEEVSAMRRELADLRKDLCKELRAFNSNFNTFTQHYNTWSPQGGQMTGGAGVGLGGGVGSGTGARAGTGGRASTGTGAGVGVRTGAETGAGAGAGAGAGAGAGAGAGVGEGATGAERLGTSSVDRGTGGAREKRPQVSKVSVGTQARSKVLVRQSTADAAVNCPEENEEKKSARRNLPKQLSMDPSILACPQSMYVESAIPLSLDPILPGSVRTVQLELFDLTAIPSRDKPQPKPDVPDHAILNPTDIVTNDPVTTHGVVPLLSGTAPESPQDSVTVKQEMPITPQLININPASESHSDTEPSHSDVMASQDIELIERDKIQLPYPVPVLTVSPPEEYEYGIMSDSESTDPNAVDQPDPVYEDPTTVSMPYSGLEDPDPAESTEPEPKPSDLAIESSSDAMNPEPLATCDDPSNLDAVRPCHLETDIRCPSIVVSEYLHTDSPGSPTDSDTNPDPIVVSEYLDSDSPGSPTDSDTNPDPIVVSEYLDSESPGSPTDSDTNPDPIVVSEYLDTDSPGSPTDSDTNPDPIVVSEYLDTDSPGSPTDSDTNPDPILVSEYLHTDSPGSPTDSDTNPDPILVSEYLHTDSPGSPTDSDTNPDPIITLPDDPPDPPPEQMMLVSTFASISEETQPNTESQDLEWPPLPEPLDNTTIYHADLVHFDLVMLTSLDQDDLDSVFMDPEPEPFDLNYDSPSNADNLDPPFYQSDYSPISTDDPSTLCPLDPPQLTESICLDPAMDNFLSHLPQDIALELNQFPLPQVTVTVSPPSSVSPDTSLELDFGPTNTASDPLSPDTDSSLPDLEVTSSVEVAHEEPDDIIVETLQCMAVYQECGEQMEEETPGSPERSSERAFLWCRWQKRGHRRESMYRSASVELWSGRYEYNSAEITYVSLTL